In Propionispora vibrioides, a single genomic region encodes these proteins:
- a CDS encoding SagB/ThcOx family dehydrogenase, whose product MGKFDQHRSFLKSNFAEFKKITTDAKKGMPQPVKVKPYELQTELIDLPAANENTLTSKNIFTCIKERRSTRLYSDCPLSLDELSYLLWATQGITGTNRAGLTLRTVPCSGATHSFESYLLIRNVANIPKGVYRYLPVEHKLLFMFELDRLENKIDEITLDQPFVPNFANKAAVLFLWSTTPYRSEWKYDITAHKKILIDIGHVCQNLYLASESIAAGTCAIGIYDQALVDRLLGLDGNDEFVIYLAAVGKKP is encoded by the coding sequence ATGGGTAAATTTGATCAACACAGGAGCTTTTTAAAATCGAACTTTGCCGAATTTAAGAAAATAACAACCGATGCAAAGAAGGGTATGCCCCAGCCGGTAAAGGTAAAACCTTACGAGCTGCAGACCGAATTAATTGATCTCCCGGCAGCAAATGAAAATACTCTGACAAGTAAAAATATCTTTACTTGCATAAAAGAACGAAGAAGTACCAGACTTTACAGCGATTGTCCGCTAAGCCTCGACGAATTATCCTACCTTCTGTGGGCGACCCAGGGGATTACCGGAACGAATAGAGCCGGCCTTACACTAAGAACGGTTCCCTGCAGCGGTGCGACCCATTCCTTTGAAAGTTACCTGTTGATTAGAAATGTGGCAAATATCCCAAAAGGAGTATACCGTTACCTTCCGGTAGAGCATAAACTTTTATTTATGTTTGAACTGGATAGGCTGGAAAACAAGATAGACGAGATTACCCTGGACCAGCCATTTGTCCCTAACTTTGCCAATAAAGCAGCGGTGTTATTCCTTTGGAGCACAACTCCGTACCGGTCGGAGTGGAAATATGATATAACCGCCCATAAAAAAATCCTGATAGATATCGGACATGTATGCCAAAACCTGTATTTAGCCAGTGAATCCATCGCCGCCGGAACCTGTGCCATCGGAATATACGATCAAGCGCTGGTCGACCGGTTATTAGGGCTGGATGGGAACGATGAATTTGTCATCTATCTCGCGGCGGTAGGGAAGAAACCATAA
- a CDS encoding MutS-related protein — protein MSFSILFAEHAGHLRREIREEPAFFRDLNLDQIVEAITAGKQEYDLKSFFYIALPDEEAVRYRQEVMQELGNQTLLAAIRSFADNMRAIRGYLGSVEKLYYHYHKAGWFLEAVDRYCAAVTRLAEDLNAAGLRSRGFLAFREYVAAYARAGEFRALVAETRELKAELTAIRYCLLIKDGAIKVRHYEAEADYSIDVEETFAKFKQGAVQDYKAKFASGMGMNHMEAQILDCVAQLYPDSFARLDAFCAKHSRFPDETLVVFDREVQFYMAYLEHTDKLKQAGLRFCYPLLSATCKEIYDYDGFDLALAAQLVGRKEAVVCNDFHLQGRERIIVVTGPNQGGKTTFARTFGQLHYLAGLGCPVPGRQAKLFLCDRLFTHFEKEEDINNLRSKLQDDLVRIHDILDRTTANSIIIMNEIFTSTTLNDAVLLGRKIMQRIMELDLLCVCVTFIDELAALSEQTVSMVSTVVPDDPARRTYRIVRRPADGLAHAISIAEKYRLTYRLLKERIPS, from the coding sequence ATGAGCTTTAGTATACTGTTTGCGGAACATGCCGGGCATTTGCGAAGGGAAATCAGGGAAGAACCGGCTTTTTTCCGGGATTTGAATCTGGACCAGATTGTGGAGGCCATCACGGCCGGTAAGCAGGAATATGATTTAAAATCGTTTTTTTATATTGCTCTGCCTGATGAGGAAGCCGTCCGGTATCGCCAGGAAGTCATGCAGGAGCTTGGCAATCAAACTCTATTGGCCGCTATCCGTTCGTTCGCGGACAATATGCGGGCCATCCGCGGTTATCTTGGTTCCGTTGAAAAGCTCTATTATCATTACCATAAAGCGGGTTGGTTTCTCGAGGCGGTAGACCGGTATTGCGCAGCCGTTACCCGTTTAGCAGAGGACTTGAACGCTGCCGGGTTACGCTCCCGCGGCTTTTTAGCTTTTCGCGAATATGTGGCGGCCTATGCCCGGGCCGGAGAGTTTAGGGCGCTTGTGGCGGAGACCCGGGAGCTTAAGGCTGAATTAACTGCCATAAGATATTGCCTGCTCATCAAGGATGGGGCCATCAAAGTTCGCCACTATGAAGCTGAGGCAGACTATAGCATTGACGTAGAAGAAACCTTTGCCAAATTTAAGCAGGGAGCGGTACAGGACTATAAAGCGAAGTTTGCCAGCGGGATGGGCATGAACCATATGGAAGCGCAAATATTGGATTGCGTAGCCCAATTGTATCCCGACAGCTTTGCCAGGCTCGACGCCTTTTGCGCAAAACATAGCCGTTTTCCCGATGAGACACTGGTTGTGTTTGACCGGGAGGTACAATTTTATATGGCTTACCTGGAACATACTGATAAGCTAAAGCAGGCGGGGCTGCGGTTTTGCTATCCGCTGCTTTCCGCTACCTGTAAGGAAATTTACGATTACGACGGGTTTGATCTGGCTCTGGCCGCTCAACTGGTTGGCCGGAAGGAAGCCGTTGTGTGCAATGATTTTCACCTGCAGGGCCGCGAACGGATTATTGTGGTAACCGGTCCGAACCAAGGCGGCAAGACAACCTTTGCCCGTACGTTTGGCCAACTGCATTATCTGGCCGGGTTGGGCTGTCCTGTGCCGGGGCGGCAAGCCAAACTCTTTTTGTGCGACAGGTTGTTTACGCATTTTGAAAAAGAAGAAGACATCAACAATCTGCGCAGCAAACTGCAGGATGATTTGGTCAGAATTCATGATATTCTTGACCGGACTACGGCAAACAGCATCATTATTATGAATGAAATCTTTACCTCCACCACGTTGAACGACGCCGTGCTGCTGGGCAGGAAGATTATGCAGCGAATCATGGAACTGGATTTGTTGTGTGTTTGTGTAACCTTCATCGATGAATTGGCCGCTTTAAGCGAGCAAACCGTGAGTATGGTGAGTACCGTAGTGCCCGACGATCCGGCCAGGCGAACGTACCGGATTGTGCGAAGGCCTGCCGACGGCCTGGCCCATGCCATATCCATTGCCGAGAAGTACCGGCTTACCTACCGCCTGCTAAAGGAGCGTATACCATCATGA